A genomic segment from Methanofollis fontis encodes:
- a CDS encoding D-aminoacyl-tRNA deacylase, giving the protein MHVALLFSRTDPGGSNIAARVGTLLSERDDWPLCRAAKVTLRGIDSRLIYAEGADRGLDADLLVFLSRHSSARPVPALTVHVTGNFGEAAFGGDPECIAPAAPAMMHAVLRNLAAHAPPGYRVSYEATHHGPTTLSTPSLFVEIGSTETEWRDPAAADAAALAVLSAVPGDVIPLVGFGGTHYAVRQTEIALSSRGAFGHIAPTHAVPSLGPAMVGAMVRQSGAVAGYIDRKALRREDVRRIEEYLQNEGLEVLSEGEITDIRALSWASYAEVRRRAGDLLPGGRVRTGGLAGSGPLTVVELPPSLVSEAERADPGRFREVLSQVRAASVAGENGTVPSFITFNYQTEEVIHDLISLCIKIIDDRWSTAAAGDDLVITRTRFDPSRARELGVPKGPLFGALSAGRTVEVDGRTITPSMVQSCSETRIHIPGLERYTA; this is encoded by the coding sequence ATGCATGTCGCCCTGCTCTTTTCGCGCACCGATCCCGGCGGCTCAAATATTGCCGCCCGTGTCGGCACCCTGCTGAGCGAACGGGACGATTGGCCCCTCTGCCGCGCAGCAAAGGTCACGCTCCGGGGGATCGACAGCAGGCTGATCTATGCGGAGGGGGCGGATCGCGGCCTCGACGCCGATCTCCTGGTCTTCCTCTCCCGCCATTCGAGCGCCCGCCCGGTGCCCGCCCTCACCGTCCACGTCACCGGGAACTTCGGCGAGGCCGCCTTCGGCGGGGACCCGGAATGCATCGCACCGGCGGCGCCGGCGATGATGCATGCCGTGCTCCGCAATCTGGCCGCCCATGCACCGCCCGGTTACCGCGTGAGCTATGAGGCGACGCACCATGGCCCCACCACACTCTCCACCCCCTCGCTGTTTGTCGAGATCGGGAGCACCGAGACGGAGTGGCGGGATCCGGCCGCCGCCGATGCCGCTGCCCTCGCCGTGCTCTCCGCCGTCCCCGGCGACGTCATACCCCTCGTCGGGTTCGGCGGCACCCACTATGCCGTCCGGCAGACCGAGATCGCCCTCTCCAGCCGCGGCGCCTTCGGGCATATCGCCCCCACCCATGCGGTCCCCTCTCTTGGACCGGCAATGGTCGGCGCCATGGTCAGGCAGAGCGGTGCTGTGGCCGGGTACATCGACCGCAAGGCCCTCCGGCGTGAGGATGTCAGGCGCATCGAGGAATATCTCCAGAATGAAGGGCTGGAGGTGCTCTCCGAGGGGGAGATCACCGATATCCGGGCCCTCTCCTGGGCGTCATATGCAGAGGTGCGCCGGCGTGCCGGAGATCTCCTGCCCGGAGGGAGGGTCCGCACCGGCGGACTTGCCGGATCAGGGCCGCTCACGGTCGTCGAATTGCCGCCGTCTCTGGTTTCCGAGGCGGAACGGGCAGACCCCGGCAGGTTCAGGGAGGTGCTCTCACAGGTCAGGGCCGCATCCGTGGCCGGGGAGAACGGGACGGTGCCCTCGTTCATCACATTCAACTACCAAACCGAAGAAGTAATACATGATTTAATATCTCTGTGTATTAAAATCATAGATGATCGGTGGAGCACTGCAGCCGCCGGGGACGACCTTGTGATCACCAGGACGCGGTTCGATCCCTCGCGGGCACGGGAGCTCGGGGTTCCGAAGGGCCCTCTTTTTGGGGCGCTTTCGGCAGGCCGGACGGTTGAAGTCGACGGCCGGACCATCACCCCCTCCATGGTGCAGTCCTGCAGTGAGACACGTATCCACATCCCGGGGTTGGAGAGGTATACTGCATGA